One Nitrospina watsonii DNA segment encodes these proteins:
- a CDS encoding TraR/DksA family transcriptional regulator yields the protein MKAVPKPKPTPKAKPAPKAKATPKPEASSEPEVHKEPPPRNLDPLLLKIRGQLIHQRNELMTMIKSSQEVERNVGELTFSNEIDLASSLEGREMAFQLSSRERNELKMIEEALFKMAKGTYGVCEGCSKNIPVKRLQIMPLTPLCIECQENLEVS from the coding sequence ATGAAGGCCGTTCCCAAACCCAAGCCGACGCCCAAAGCCAAGCCGGCGCCCAAAGCGAAGGCCACTCCCAAACCCGAGGCATCCTCCGAGCCGGAAGTTCATAAGGAACCGCCGCCTCGCAACCTGGACCCGCTCCTTCTCAAAATCCGCGGCCAACTGATCCATCAGCGCAACGAACTGATGACCATGATCAAGTCGTCGCAGGAAGTCGAGCGCAATGTGGGCGAACTGACTTTCAGCAACGAAATCGATCTGGCCTCCAGTCTGGAAGGCAGGGAAATGGCGTTTCAGCTGTCGAGCCGGGAACGCAACGAGCTGAAAATGATCGAAGAGGCGCTTTTTAAAATGGCGAAGGGGACTTACGGCGTGTGCGAGGGATGCTCGAAAAACATTCCAGTGAAGCGTCTGCAGATCATGCCGTTGACGCCGCTTTGCATTGAATGCCAGGAAAACCTGGAAGTTTCCTGA
- a CDS encoding Dabb family protein gives MVKHIVMFKLKEKTAENADKLANALEGMQGKIESLRFLEVGRDFKESERSFDIALVTHFDDRKGLETYAAHPVHQPVIALARELCQPTVVVDYEI, from the coding sequence ATGGTCAAACACATTGTCATGTTCAAACTGAAAGAAAAAACTGCGGAGAATGCGGACAAACTTGCGAACGCGCTGGAAGGCATGCAGGGGAAAATCGAAAGTTTGAGGTTTTTGGAAGTGGGCCGCGATTTTAAAGAGTCGGAACGTTCTTTCGACATCGCCCTGGTCACTCATTTTGACGACCGCAAGGGATTGGAAACCTACGCCGCCCATCCGGTCCATCAGCCGGTCATCGCCCTCGCGCGCGAATTATGCCAGCCTACCGTTGTCGTCGATTATGAGATTTGA